The nucleotide sequence AATGACGGCAAGGTTCTGGGCGGTCCCTTCTACTATATCGAAACAGGCCTTAAGGAACGTTTCGGTTGGAACATGAAATGGCTCGCAGTGCTCTTCGCCATTTTCGGCGTCTGCGCCGGCGTTATGGGCATCGGCACCATCACCCAGGTGAACGGCATTACCAGCGCCATGGCCCGTCTCACTCCCAACGCTGCTGAATTCATCAACATCGGTGGCAACTCCGTCAGCGTCACCACCGCTATCGCAGGCCTTCTGGTGACCGCATTCTCCGCCTTCGTGATTATCGGCGGTCTCAAGCGTATCGCCAAGGTTTCTACCTACATCGTTCCGGTGATGGCAATTCTCTACATTCTCGCTTGCTTGCTGTTGCTCTTGATGAACTTCGCTGCAATTCCCGAAGCCATCCAGACCATCGTCCGCGCAGCCTTCAACCCCAGCGCGGTGACCGGCGGTGTGGTGGGCACCATCTTCATCGCTATGCAGAAGGGTATCGCCCGCGGTATCTTCAGTAACGAAGCAGGCCTCGGTTCCGCACCTATCGCAGCAGCTGCCGCAAAGACCAACGAGCCCGTCCGTCAGGGATTGGTTTGCATGACCGGTACTTTCTTTGACACCATCATCATTTGTACCATGACCGGCCTTGCCATCGTGGTTTCCGGCGCTTGGGATCCGAAGCTGGGTCTCGAAGGCGTGAACATCACCATGGAAGCATTCTCCCGCGGTCTCGCATTCTTCCCGGGTGGCGCAACCATCGCTCCGTACTTCTTGGCTGTGGCTCTGGTGTTCTTCGCATTCACCACCATCCTCGGCTGGGCCTACTATTCTGAAAAGTGTCTGCAGTACCTGATTGGCGGCAAGAAGAAGGGCGCAATCCTCGCCTACCGCTGGGTCTATATCGCAGCAATCTTCATCGGCCCCTACCTCACCGTAAGCGCCGTGTGGACCTGCGCCGACATTTTCAACGGCCTCATGGCATTCCCCAACTTGATTGCCTTGATCTTGTTGAGTGGTATTGTCGCGCTTGAAACCAAGGACTTCCTGGATCGTTTGCATAGCGGCCAGATCGGCGACTAATTACCGCAGAGTTCGCGCTGGTTAACGCCGCGCAAAATCGCAAATCAGTTCCGCGCAAATTCACAAAAGAAAAACAGATGGTGACGAGCCATCTGTTTTTTGTTTTATCAGAAAAAGTCATCGCGTTTGTCATCTTTCGACATCGGCAAAAATGTATTTTAAAAAAGTCTAAAAAGAGGGTGAAAATGATTACCACATTTTTGATTGTTCTAGGGGTTCTTGCCCTACTGGGAGGAGGCAGCGCCGATGTAGGAGACGCCTGCCTAATCACCCTTCTATTGAAGATTTTGCCCTTGCTTTTGATTTTTGGTGGAA is from Fibrobacter sp. and encodes:
- a CDS encoding sodium:alanine symporter family protein: MEAFTAFLDTIDGYVWGVPLIVVILFVGLLLTIRLGCLQVMNLPNALRYMLHNEKGGEGEVSSFGALCTALAATIGTGNIVGVATAIGTGGPGALFWMEFAAFFGMATKYAEGVLAVKYRKMDNDGKVLGGPFYYIETGLKERFGWNMKWLAVLFAIFGVCAGVMGIGTITQVNGITSAMARLTPNAAEFINIGGNSVSVTTAIAGLLVTAFSAFVIIGGLKRIAKVSTYIVPVMAILYILACLLLLLMNFAAIPEAIQTIVRAAFNPSAVTGGVVGTIFIAMQKGIARGIFSNEAGLGSAPIAAAAAKTNEPVRQGLVCMTGTFFDTIIICTMTGLAIVVSGAWDPKLGLEGVNITMEAFSRGLAFFPGGATIAPYFLAVALVFFAFTTILGWAYYSEKCLQYLIGGKKKGAILAYRWVYIAAIFIGPYLTVSAVWTCADIFNGLMAFPNLIALILLSGIVALETKDFLDRLHSGQIGD